Part of the Kitasatospora sp. NBC_01266 genome, CAGTCAATCCGCTTGTCACACGACAGGTCGACATAACGGAGGGCTCCCATGGATTTCCTGGTACGCATCGACGGCTCCCGCGTCTTCGAACTTCCGGCCGACGAACGGAACGCCGTGGTCCAGCGAGAGCACACCCACGCGCACGAACTCCAGGCGACCGGCGTGCTGCGGCACATCTGGCGACTCCCCGGCCAGCGCGGCAACATCGGCATCTGGTCGGCCGCGGACGCGGACGCGCTGGAGAACGTGCTGACCGGCCTGCCGATCCGCCCCTACGCGGAGATCGAGGTGACCGCGCTGGCGACCCACCCGCTGACCCTGGAGGCGGCGGCCGCCCGCGGCTGACGGCAGACGGAGAAACTCCTTTGGCCCCGACAGTACTTCGGGGCCAAAGGAGTTTCGGGAAGACGG contains:
- a CDS encoding muconolactone Delta-isomerase family protein, whose amino-acid sequence is MDFLVRIDGSRVFELPADERNAVVQREHTHAHELQATGVLRHIWRLPGQRGNIGIWSAADADALENVLTGLPIRPYAEIEVTALATHPLTLEAAAARG